One window from the genome of Acidihalobacter ferrooxydans encodes:
- the gyrA gene encoding DNA gyrase subunit A codes for MAEFAKELLSVNLEDEMRQSYLDYAMSVIVGRALPDVRDGLKPVHRRVLYGMLEGGYDWNKAYKKSARIVGDVMGKYHPHGDSAIYDTIVRMAQPFSLRYMLVDGQGNFGSVDGDPAAAMRYTEVRMARITHELLADIDKETVDFTPNYDGSEHEPSVLPAKIPNLLINGSAGIAVGMATNIPPHNLGEVIDACVALIDTPEIDIDGLMQYLPGPDFPTAGIINGARGIVEAYKTGRGRIYIRARSHVETDKHSGREAIIVTELPYQVNKARLLEKIAELVKDKKLDGIAALRDESDKDGMRMVVEVKRGEMAEVVLNNLFQHTQMQNVFGINMVALADGQPRLLDLKTMLDAFLRHRREVVTRRTLYDLRKARERAHILEGQAVALANIDEVIALIRASANPAEAKAALVARAWAPGAVQDMLARAGAEASRPDDLGAEFGLKADGYHLSETQAQAILDLRLHRLTGLEQGKIVDEFKALLEKIADLLDILSSPGRLMQVIRDELTAIREQFNDARRSEIVQRHVDLTLEDLITEEDVVVTLSHAGYAKAQPVDSYRAQRRGGRGKTATRMREEDFIDRLFVANTHDTLLCFSSRGRVYWLKVYELPQAGRGARGKPIVNLLPLEDGERINAVLPIREFTEDRYIFMATASGTVKKTPLMNFSRPRSAGIIAVDLREDDYLIGVAITDGQQDIMLFTSAGKAIRFSEADVRAMGRTACGVRGVRLFDDQRVISLIVADPEAKVLIATENGYGKRTAVTDFPHRGRGGQGVIAIQSTPRNGAVVGAVQVADEDEAMLITNGGTLVRTPVDGVSVIGRNTQGVTLMRMDKGEKLVELARIEPIGEDEDSAAEEGEA; via the coding sequence GCGCTTCCTGATGTGCGTGATGGCCTCAAACCGGTACACCGGCGCGTGCTCTACGGCATGCTAGAGGGCGGGTACGACTGGAACAAGGCGTACAAGAAATCGGCGCGTATCGTCGGTGACGTGATGGGTAAGTACCATCCGCATGGCGACTCGGCGATTTACGACACCATCGTGCGCATGGCGCAGCCCTTTTCTCTGCGCTATATGCTGGTCGATGGTCAGGGCAATTTCGGTTCGGTGGACGGCGATCCGGCGGCGGCGATGCGCTATACCGAAGTGCGCATGGCGCGTATCACGCACGAACTGCTCGCCGATATCGATAAGGAAACCGTCGATTTCACGCCGAACTACGACGGTTCCGAGCACGAGCCGAGCGTGTTGCCGGCAAAAATTCCGAATCTCCTGATCAATGGTTCCGCCGGCATTGCCGTCGGCATGGCGACCAATATTCCGCCGCATAATCTGGGCGAGGTCATCGACGCCTGCGTGGCGCTGATCGATACGCCCGAGATCGACATCGACGGCTTGATGCAGTACTTGCCGGGGCCGGACTTTCCGACTGCCGGCATCATCAATGGCGCCCGCGGCATCGTCGAGGCATACAAGACCGGTCGTGGCCGCATCTATATCCGTGCGCGCTCGCATGTCGAGACCGACAAGCATTCAGGGCGCGAAGCGATTATCGTCACTGAACTGCCGTATCAGGTGAACAAGGCGCGGCTGCTGGAGAAAATCGCCGAGCTGGTCAAGGACAAGAAACTCGACGGCATTGCCGCACTGCGTGACGAGTCGGACAAGGACGGGATGCGCATGGTCGTCGAGGTCAAGCGCGGCGAGATGGCCGAGGTGGTGCTGAACAACCTCTTCCAGCACACCCAGATGCAGAACGTGTTCGGTATCAACATGGTGGCGTTGGCTGATGGCCAGCCGCGGCTGCTCGATCTCAAGACCATGCTGGATGCCTTCCTGCGCCATCGCCGCGAGGTGGTCACGCGGCGCACGCTCTACGATCTGCGCAAAGCGCGCGAGCGCGCACACATACTGGAAGGCCAGGCGGTGGCGCTGGCTAATATCGACGAAGTGATTGCTCTGATCCGGGCCTCGGCGAACCCGGCCGAAGCCAAGGCGGCCCTGGTGGCGCGCGCCTGGGCGCCGGGGGCGGTGCAGGATATGCTTGCCCGCGCCGGTGCCGAAGCCTCGCGCCCGGACGACCTCGGCGCCGAGTTCGGTCTCAAGGCCGATGGGTATCACCTCTCGGAAACCCAGGCCCAGGCGATTCTCGATCTTCGTCTGCACCGCCTGACCGGGCTGGAGCAGGGCAAGATCGTCGATGAATTCAAGGCGTTGCTGGAAAAAATCGCCGACCTGCTCGATATCCTCTCCAGCCCGGGGCGGTTGATGCAGGTGATTCGCGACGAGTTGACGGCGATCCGCGAGCAGTTCAACGACGCGCGGCGTAGCGAGATCGTCCAGCGTCATGTCGATCTGACGCTGGAAGACCTCATCACCGAAGAGGATGTGGTGGTCACCCTGTCGCATGCTGGCTACGCCAAGGCGCAGCCGGTGGACAGCTACCGCGCGCAGCGCCGTGGCGGACGCGGCAAGACTGCCACGCGCATGCGCGAGGAAGACTTCATCGACCGTCTGTTCGTCGCCAACACGCACGACACGCTGCTGTGCTTCTCCAGTCGCGGGCGTGTGTACTGGCTCAAGGTCTACGAACTGCCACAGGCCGGCCGCGGCGCGCGCGGCAAACCGATCGTCAATCTGCTGCCGCTGGAAGACGGCGAGCGTATCAACGCGGTGCTGCCCATTCGGGAGTTCACTGAAGACCGCTATATTTTCATGGCCACGGCCAGCGGTACGGTGAAGAAAACCCCGCTGATGAATTTTTCGCGCCCGCGCAGTGCCGGCATCATCGCCGTTGATCTGCGTGAGGACGATTATCTGATCGGAGTGGCCATCACCGACGGCCAGCAGGACATTATGCTGTTCACCAGCGCGGGCAAGGCGATCCGTTTTTCCGAAGCCGATGTGCGTGCGATGGGGCGTACCGCGTGCGGCGTGCGCGGCGTGCGTTTGTTCGACGATCAGCGCGTGATTTCGTTAATTGTCGCCGACCCCGAAGCCAAGGTGCTGATCGCAACCGAGAACGGTTACGGCAAGCGCACGGCGGTGACGGACTTCCCGCATCGGGGGCGCGGAGGGCAGGGCGTGATTGCCATTCAGTCGACGCCGCGTAACGGGGCCGTGGTCGGGGCCGTGCAGGTGGCTGACGAGGACGAAGCCATGCTCATTACCAATGGCGGCACGCTGGTGCGTACGCCGGTGGACGGTGTCTCGGTGATCGGACGCAATACGCAGGGCGTGACGCTGATGAGGATGGACAAGGGCGAAAAGCTGGTCGAGCTTGCGCGGATCGAACCGATCGGCGAGGACGAGGATTCCGCGGCGGAGGAAGGCGAAGCATGA
- the serC gene encoding 3-phosphoserine/phosphohydroxythreonine transaminase yields MSRIYNFSAGPAVMPEPVLERAQAELLDWHGSGMSVMEMSHRGKEFMSIAAQAEADLRELLTVPDNYKVLFMQGGAHAQFSMIPMNLLRGNKRADYVNTGSWSKKAVAEAKRYCDAQVVASSQDSGFTRIPAFAGWTRHDDAAYLHYTPNETIGGVEFHWIPDTGDVPLVADMSSTILSRPIDVSRFGLIYAGAQKNVGPAGLTLVIVREDLIGETLPGTPTVFDYKVHADNGSMYNTPPTYAWYLAGLVFQWLQTQGGLAAMAQVNKRKADKLYAAIDASGFYRNPVEPASRSWMNVPFVLPDAELDDAFLTQAREAGLVGLKGHRSVGGMRASIYNAMPESGVDALVGFMAEFERRFG; encoded by the coding sequence ATGAGCCGGATCTATAACTTCAGCGCCGGCCCGGCGGTGATGCCCGAGCCAGTGCTTGAGCGGGCGCAGGCCGAACTCCTGGACTGGCATGGCAGCGGCATGTCAGTGATGGAGATGAGTCATCGCGGCAAGGAGTTCATGTCCATTGCGGCCCAGGCCGAGGCCGATCTGCGCGAATTACTGACCGTGCCGGACAACTATAAGGTGTTGTTCATGCAGGGCGGGGCGCATGCGCAGTTTTCCATGATTCCGATGAATCTGCTGCGCGGGAATAAACGTGCGGACTACGTCAATACCGGTTCCTGGTCGAAAAAAGCGGTGGCCGAGGCGAAGCGCTATTGCGATGCGCAGGTGGTCGCGAGTTCGCAGGATAGCGGTTTTACCCGCATCCCCGCATTTGCAGGCTGGACCCGGCACGACGATGCCGCGTATCTGCACTACACGCCAAATGAAACCATCGGCGGGGTCGAGTTTCACTGGATTCCAGATACGGGCGACGTGCCGTTGGTGGCCGATATGTCCTCAACGATTCTGTCGCGTCCCATTGATGTCAGTCGTTTCGGCCTGATCTACGCCGGTGCGCAGAAGAACGTCGGTCCTGCGGGTTTGACGCTGGTGATCGTGCGCGAAGACCTGATCGGCGAGACCTTGCCCGGCACGCCGACAGTGTTCGATTACAAGGTGCATGCCGATAACGGCTCCATGTACAACACGCCGCCGACCTATGCCTGGTATCTGGCCGGTCTGGTGTTTCAGTGGCTGCAAACGCAGGGCGGTCTGGCGGCGATGGCGCAGGTCAATAAGCGTAAGGCGGATAAGCTGTACGCGGCGATTGACGCATCCGGTTTTTACCGCAATCCGGTCGAACCGGCGAGCCGGTCATGGATGAACGTGCCGTTCGTGCTGCCTGACGCCGAACTGGACGACGCGTTCCTGACCCAGGCTAGGGAGGCCGGATTGGTCGGACTCAAGGGCCACCGTTCAGTCGGCGGGATGCGCGCGAGCATTTACAATGCGATGCCGGAATCGGGAGTCGATGCGCTGGTCGGGTTCATGGCCGAGTTCGAACGCCGTTTCGGCTGA
- a CDS encoding 3-phosphoglycerate dehydrogenase family protein, producing the protein MFKIRTLNNISPKGLERLPRERYEVGVDLAQPDAILLRSHDMHDMALPASLKAVARAGAGVNNIPVSRLSEQGVAVFNTPGANANAVKELVIAGMLLAARNLCQAWHYVQGVQGDAETLQRRIEADKKRFAGYELAGRTLGVIGLGAIGVQVANGARALGMHVIGFDPSITVERAWQLSSGVVQAASIEQLMRGADFVSVHVPLLETTRNLLDAERLRLLPAGAVLLNFARDGIVEHSAVLEALDAQRLRAYVCDFPDPELAGHAGVLALPHLGASTGEAEENCAVMAVEQLRDYLENGNVRMSVNLPQISLERSGTARLAIINRNVPDMLGQISHQLGQVGVNILHMVNESRGALACTLVDTDAQVDETVRDTIAAIDGVLNVRVL; encoded by the coding sequence ATGTTCAAAATCCGCACGCTGAATAATATTTCACCGAAGGGGCTGGAGCGCCTGCCGCGCGAGCGCTACGAAGTGGGCGTCGATCTGGCGCAGCCCGATGCGATTTTGCTGCGCTCGCACGACATGCACGATATGGCGTTGCCGGCCTCGCTCAAGGCGGTGGCCCGCGCGGGTGCCGGGGTGAACAATATTCCGGTGAGCCGGCTGAGCGAGCAGGGTGTCGCGGTGTTCAATACGCCGGGCGCGAATGCCAATGCGGTGAAGGAACTGGTCATCGCGGGCATGCTGCTGGCGGCGCGCAACCTCTGCCAGGCCTGGCACTACGTGCAGGGCGTGCAGGGCGATGCCGAGACGCTGCAGCGGCGGATCGAGGCGGACAAAAAACGGTTTGCCGGTTATGAACTCGCCGGGCGCACGCTGGGTGTGATCGGGCTGGGAGCCATTGGCGTGCAGGTCGCTAATGGTGCCCGGGCGCTGGGTATGCACGTGATCGGCTTCGATCCCAGCATTACCGTCGAGCGGGCCTGGCAGTTGTCATCCGGTGTTGTGCAGGCCGCCAGCATCGAGCAGCTGATGCGCGGCGCGGATTTCGTGAGCGTACATGTGCCGTTGCTTGAAACCACGCGGAATCTGCTCGATGCCGAACGCCTGCGTCTGTTGCCGGCGGGTGCCGTGTTGCTGAATTTCGCGCGCGACGGAATCGTCGAGCACAGCGCCGTGCTGGAGGCGTTGGACGCGCAGCGTTTACGGGCCTACGTCTGCGATTTCCCCGATCCTGAACTGGCCGGCCACGCCGGGGTGCTGGCCTTGCCGCATCTGGGGGCTTCAACCGGCGAGGCCGAGGAAAATTGCGCCGTGATGGCGGTCGAACAGTTGCGCGATTACCTGGAAAACGGCAACGTGCGCATGTCGGTCAATCTTCCGCAGATCAGCCTGGAGCGTTCAGGCACGGCGCGGTTGGCGATCATCAACCGTAATGTGCCGGATATGCTCGGGCAGATTTCGCACCAGTTGGGGCAGGTAGGAGTGAATATTTTGCATATGGTCAACGAATCGCGAGGCGCGCTGGCATGCACTCTGGTCGATACCGACGCGCAGGTCGACGAAACCGTTCGCGACACCATCGCAGCTATCGATGGCGTACTGAACGTGCGCGTGTTGTGA
- the pheA gene encoding prephenate dehydratase gives MSEAKELNGLRERIDAVDAQLLELISERARCAEEVAQVKRAAGADSDLYRPEREAQVLRRVQAENKGPLSDETVARLFREIMSACLALEAQLRIAFLGPEGTYTHGAVLKHFGRDTALAPMNSLPDVFREVESGSCQYGVVPIENSTEGMVSHTLDLFVQSPLKVCGEVLVRIHHHLLSTHDEVEQIKRVYAHQQALAQCRRWLDVNLPKAELIALSSNAEAARHVAGEDGAAAIAGDTAAELYGLKMLRRNIEDHPDNTTRFLVIGTQAVPPSGEDKTTVLVSTPNRPGALHRLLTPLALNSVSMTRIESRPSRCVNWEYVYFLDIEGHADAAEVKAALAGLRQESDLFRILGAYPRAVL, from the coding sequence ATGTCCGAAGCAAAGGAATTGAACGGCTTGCGCGAGCGCATCGACGCGGTCGATGCGCAACTGCTCGAACTGATCAGTGAACGGGCGCGCTGTGCCGAAGAGGTCGCGCAGGTCAAACGCGCCGCAGGCGCCGATAGTGATCTGTACCGTCCCGAGCGCGAGGCGCAGGTTCTGCGTCGCGTGCAGGCGGAAAACAAGGGGCCGCTGAGTGACGAGACGGTCGCGCGGCTGTTTCGTGAAATCATGTCGGCCTGCCTGGCGCTGGAGGCGCAGCTGCGCATTGCCTTCCTCGGGCCGGAAGGGACCTACACGCATGGTGCGGTGCTCAAGCATTTTGGCCGCGACACGGCACTGGCGCCAATGAATTCACTGCCGGATGTCTTTCGCGAGGTCGAGTCCGGTTCCTGTCAGTATGGCGTCGTGCCGATCGAGAATTCGACCGAAGGGATGGTCAGCCATACGCTCGACTTGTTCGTGCAGTCGCCGTTGAAAGTGTGTGGCGAAGTGCTGGTGCGTATTCACCATCATTTGCTCAGCACGCATGACGAGGTCGAGCAGATCAAACGGGTTTATGCCCATCAGCAGGCGCTGGCGCAATGCCGCCGCTGGCTGGATGTGAATTTGCCTAAAGCCGAACTCATCGCCTTGAGCAGTAATGCCGAGGCTGCGCGGCATGTAGCCGGCGAGGACGGGGCGGCGGCCATCGCCGGCGATACTGCGGCGGAACTGTATGGATTGAAGATGCTTCGGCGCAATATCGAAGACCATCCGGATAATACGACGCGCTTTCTGGTCATTGGAACGCAAGCGGTGCCGCCCAGCGGCGAGGACAAGACCACGGTGCTGGTTTCCACGCCCAACCGCCCCGGCGCACTGCATCGCCTGTTGACGCCGCTGGCGCTCAACAGTGTCAGCATGACGCGCATCGAATCGCGTCCATCGCGCTGTGTGAATTGGGAGTATGTGTATTTCCTCGATATCGAGGGCCATGCGGACGCCGCCGAGGTCAAGGCGGCGTTGGCCGGTCTGCGGCAGGAATCGGATTTGTTCCGCATCCTTGGCGCCTATCCGCGCGCAGTGTTGTGA
- a CDS encoding prephenate dehydrogenase: MIERLTLIGVGMIGGSLALALRQGGFCGEIVGYDRDIQALQKALESGVIDRYAEDPCAAVSGAEVVVLATPVRAVEAICRTLRDCLAEETVLTDVGSVKGDVVRAVVAGFGRLPQNFVPGHPIAGKERSGIEAASADLFVGRRVILTPVAGTSAQAQRKVRLLWECAGSVVEDMALEHHDEVLAATSHLPHLLAFTLVASLSRLGESDEIFRYAAGGFRDFTRIASSDPIMWRDVCLSNRDAILNALNHFEHDLQGLSEAIAAGDGRRLLELFSNAKRSRDRFCH, from the coding sequence ATGATTGAGCGTTTGACGCTGATCGGTGTGGGCATGATTGGCGGTTCGCTGGCGCTGGCGCTGCGCCAGGGTGGTTTCTGTGGCGAGATCGTTGGCTATGATCGCGACATACAGGCGCTGCAAAAGGCACTCGAATCCGGGGTCATTGATCGTTACGCGGAGGATCCCTGCGCGGCGGTATCAGGCGCGGAAGTGGTCGTGCTGGCGACGCCCGTGCGGGCAGTCGAGGCGATTTGCCGGACATTGCGCGACTGCCTTGCCGAGGAAACGGTGCTGACCGACGTCGGCAGTGTAAAAGGCGATGTGGTCCGGGCAGTCGTGGCCGGGTTCGGCAGGCTGCCGCAGAATTTCGTGCCCGGTCATCCGATTGCGGGCAAGGAACGCTCCGGCATCGAGGCGGCCAGCGCCGATTTGTTCGTGGGGCGCCGGGTGATTCTGACACCGGTGGCGGGTACTTCCGCGCAGGCGCAGCGTAAGGTGCGTCTGCTCTGGGAATGCGCGGGCAGCGTGGTCGAGGACATGGCGCTGGAACACCATGACGAAGTGCTTGCCGCGACCAGTCACTTGCCTCATCTGCTGGCGTTTACGCTGGTGGCGAGCTTATCCAGGCTTGGTGAGAGCGATGAGATTTTCCGTTACGCGGCGGGCGGTTTCCGTGATTTCACGCGAATTGCATCCAGTGACCCGATCATGTGGCGAGATGTTTGCTTGAGCAATCGGGACGCGATTCTGAATGCGCTCAATCATTTCGAGCACGATCTGCAGGGTCTCAGTGAGGCGATTGCGGCCGGCGATGGGAGGCGCTTGCTCGAACTGTTCAGTAACGCCAAGCGGTCGCGCGACCGGTTTTGCCACTGA
- the aroA gene encoding 3-phosphoshikimate 1-carboxyvinyltransferase encodes MNALTQRYTVMPGGALKGRLRVPGDKSISHRAIMFGALAEGETEVEGFLDGADCLATLAAFRALGVQIETLGAGHVRVHGVGLHGLTPASDPIDLGNSGTAMRLMAGVLAGQAFASTLVGDASLSRRPMRRVTAPLAQMGARIDATPEGTPPLRIHGAETLRGIDYAMPMASAQVKSALLLAGLYAQGKTCVTEPAPTRDHTERMLAGFGCRVARDGARVCLNGGGRLSGGKVVVPADISSAAFFLVGASIAPGSELLLEHVGINPTRTGVIEILRRMGADIDVFEPREMSGEPVADLRVRYAPLQGIDIPEDLVPLAIDEFPALFIAAACAQGTTRLTGAAELRVKESDRIQAMADGLSAIGVAAEVQSDGIVIQGADAFGGGVIHSHGDHRIAMAFAMAGLRAEKQIEIVDCANVDTSFPGFVDKASAVGLGIGSSL; translated from the coding sequence ATGAATGCTTTGACTCAACGCTATACCGTCATGCCTGGTGGCGCGCTCAAGGGGCGCCTGCGGGTGCCCGGAGACAAGTCGATTTCTCACCGTGCGATCATGTTCGGCGCGCTGGCCGAAGGTGAAACCGAGGTTGAGGGGTTTCTGGACGGGGCCGATTGCCTGGCAACACTGGCTGCGTTCAGAGCGCTGGGCGTGCAGATCGAGACGCTCGGTGCGGGACATGTTCGCGTGCACGGCGTCGGGCTGCATGGACTGACGCCTGCTTCGGACCCGATCGATCTGGGCAATTCGGGGACGGCAATGCGATTGATGGCCGGTGTGCTGGCAGGTCAGGCATTTGCGAGTACTCTAGTCGGCGATGCGTCGCTTTCGCGTCGGCCGATGCGCAGGGTGACCGCGCCATTGGCGCAAATGGGTGCACGGATCGACGCGACCCCGGAGGGCACGCCACCACTGCGCATACACGGCGCGGAGACGCTGCGGGGTATCGACTACGCGATGCCGATGGCGAGTGCGCAGGTCAAGTCCGCGCTGTTGTTGGCGGGCTTGTATGCACAGGGGAAAACATGCGTCACCGAGCCGGCGCCGACGCGCGACCATACCGAACGCATGCTGGCCGGTTTCGGTTGTCGCGTTGCACGCGACGGTGCGCGTGTCTGCCTGAACGGTGGCGGGCGCCTGAGTGGTGGCAAGGTCGTGGTGCCGGCGGATATTTCCTCAGCCGCGTTTTTTTTGGTCGGGGCCAGCATCGCGCCGGGTTCCGAGTTGCTGCTCGAGCATGTCGGGATCAATCCGACGCGTACCGGTGTGATTGAAATTCTGCGCCGGATGGGGGCGGATATCGACGTGTTTGAGCCGCGCGAAATGAGCGGCGAGCCCGTGGCCGATTTGCGTGTGCGATACGCGCCATTGCAGGGCATTGATATTCCCGAAGACCTGGTGCCCCTGGCAATTGACGAGTTTCCGGCGCTGTTCATTGCGGCGGCATGTGCGCAGGGAACGACGCGCTTGACGGGCGCTGCTGAATTGCGCGTGAAGGAAAGTGATCGGATTCAGGCGATGGCGGATGGGTTGAGTGCGATCGGCGTCGCTGCAGAAGTGCAATCGGATGGAATCGTCATCCAGGGTGCCGATGCATTCGGCGGAGGCGTCATTCACAGTCATGGCGATCACCGCATTGCGATGGCGTTTGCGATGGCCGGATTGCGGGCTGAGAAGCAGATCGAGATCGTCGACTGTGCCAATGTCGACACCTCGTTTCCGGGATTTGTGGACAAAGCTTCTGCTGTGGGTCTCGGGATTGGATCGAGTCTATGA
- the cmk gene encoding (d)CMP kinase, protein MNDQIPVIAIDGPSGSGKGTISRLLAQRLGWHWLDSGALYRLVALTAQHAAVSPDDAAALAVLARQMRIAFPVVEGQGKVVLNGEDVTSAIRDEACGALASRVAVLPEVRDALLDLQRRFRVLPGLVADGRDMGTVVFPDAALKVFLTASVSARADRRWKQLREQGVDANLNSLYRDLEQRDARDRQRTVSPLVCAADAVKIDSTDLDIDGVLGRIMTLVLDRGIAGS, encoded by the coding sequence ATGAATGATCAGATTCCAGTCATTGCCATCGATGGCCCGAGTGGCTCGGGTAAAGGCACGATCAGCCGGCTGCTCGCCCAGCGTTTGGGCTGGCATTGGTTGGACAGCGGCGCGCTTTATCGACTTGTGGCACTGACGGCTCAACATGCTGCGGTGTCACCTGATGATGCCGCGGCACTTGCGGTGCTCGCCCGGCAGATGCGAATCGCTTTTCCGGTCGTAGAAGGGCAAGGCAAGGTCGTCCTTAATGGCGAGGATGTCACATCGGCGATTCGTGATGAGGCCTGCGGCGCGTTGGCGTCACGCGTGGCTGTATTGCCCGAAGTGCGCGATGCTCTGCTCGATTTGCAACGAAGGTTTAGAGTGCTGCCCGGATTGGTGGCTGACGGGCGCGATATGGGAACGGTCGTTTTCCCCGATGCGGCCTTGAAGGTGTTTCTGACCGCCAGTGTTTCGGCCAGGGCAGATCGGCGATGGAAACAGTTGAGAGAACAGGGGGTTGATGCTAACCTTAACAGTCTTTATCGTGATCTTGAGCAACGCGACGCGCGTGATCGGCAGCGAACCGTATCGCCGTTGGTATGCGCTGCGGACGCGGTAAAAATTGATTCGACCGATCTGGACATTGATGGGGTGTTGGGCCGCATCATGACTTTGGTGCTTGATCGGGGGATAGCAGGATCCTGA
- the rpsA gene encoding 30S ribosomal protein S1, whose translation MSESFAQLLEESLAYTEMKPGAILNATVLEIKPDVVLVNAGLKSEGVIPTEEFYNDRGELEVAVGDVVEVALDAVEDGFGETRLSREKAKRAKAWKVLEEAFENEEVVTGKITGKVKGGFTVDINDIRAFLPGSLVDVRPVRDTAYLEGKDLEFKVIKLDRRRNNVVVSRRAVVESEYSAEREALLESLNEGQVLKGVVKNLTDYGAFLDLGGIDGLLHITDMAWKRVKHPSEVVNIGDEIDVKVLKFDREQNRVSLGLKQLGEDPWVDISRRYPVGTRLFGKVTNITDYGCFVEVEDGVEGLVHVSEIDWTNKNVNPAKVVSIGDEVEVMILDIDEERRRISLGMKQCQPNPWEDFAQNFNKNDRVTGTIKSITDFGIFVGLDGGIDGLVHLSDISWHTTGEEAVRSYKKGDEIDAVVLAVDPERERISLGIKQLDKDPFSNFVAENPKGSILSGTVTEVDAKAAIIDLGDEIIGTLRASDLSRDRVEDARTVLSVGDKIEAKFTGVDRKNRTISLSIKAKEFAEEAEVLQDYSSSGGSATTSLGDLLKEKMGENNT comes from the coding sequence ATGAGCGAGAGTTTTGCGCAACTTCTAGAAGAGAGTCTAGCCTACACGGAGATGAAACCCGGGGCTATCCTCAACGCCACCGTACTCGAAATCAAACCCGACGTGGTGCTGGTCAATGCCGGGTTGAAATCCGAAGGTGTTATCCCGACCGAAGAGTTCTACAACGACCGCGGCGAACTCGAAGTCGCCGTCGGCGATGTGGTCGAGGTCGCCCTGGATGCGGTCGAAGACGGGTTTGGCGAAACGCGACTCTCGCGTGAAAAGGCCAAGCGGGCGAAAGCCTGGAAGGTTCTGGAAGAGGCTTTCGAGAACGAAGAGGTCGTTACCGGCAAAATCACCGGCAAGGTCAAGGGAGGCTTCACGGTCGATATCAACGACATTCGTGCGTTCCTGCCCGGTTCGTTGGTCGATGTCCGTCCGGTGCGCGATACGGCTTATCTCGAAGGGAAGGATCTTGAGTTCAAGGTGATCAAATTGGATCGCCGCCGCAATAACGTGGTCGTTTCGCGCCGTGCTGTGGTCGAGTCCGAATACAGCGCCGAACGCGAAGCGCTGCTGGAAAGCCTGAATGAAGGGCAGGTTCTGAAGGGTGTTGTCAAGAATCTGACCGATTACGGTGCATTTCTCGACCTGGGCGGCATCGACGGTTTGCTGCATATCACCGATATGGCCTGGAAGCGCGTCAAGCATCCGTCCGAAGTGGTCAATATTGGCGACGAGATTGACGTCAAGGTGCTCAAGTTTGATCGCGAGCAGAATCGTGTTTCACTGGGTCTCAAACAACTTGGCGAAGATCCGTGGGTCGATATCAGTCGTCGCTATCCGGTGGGCACGCGCCTGTTCGGCAAGGTAACCAACATTACTGATTACGGCTGTTTCGTCGAAGTTGAAGACGGTGTTGAAGGTCTGGTTCATGTGTCCGAAATTGATTGGACCAATAAGAACGTGAATCCGGCCAAGGTGGTTTCCATCGGTGATGAAGTCGAGGTGATGATTCTCGATATCGACGAAGAGCGTCGCCGTATTTCCCTGGGCATGAAACAGTGTCAGCCTAACCCCTGGGAAGATTTCGCACAGAACTTCAACAAGAACGACCGCGTTACAGGCACGATCAAATCGATTACCGATTTCGGTATCTTCGTGGGCCTTGATGGCGGCATCGACGGCTTGGTGCATTTGTCCGATATTTCTTGGCATACGACCGGAGAAGAAGCGGTTCGCAGCTACAAGAAGGGCGATGAGATCGATGCGGTTGTGCTGGCCGTGGATCCGGAGCGGGAGCGTATTTCGCTGGGTATCAAGCAACTGGACAAGGATCCATTCTCCAACTTTGTCGCAGAAAATCCGAAAGGCTCAATCCTTAGCGGAACTGTAACCGAGGTCGATGCCAAGGCCGCTATCATTGATCTGGGTGACGAAATTATCGGTACTCTCCGCGCTTCGGATCTTTCCCGTGATCGCGTTGAAGATGCGCGTACCGTTTTGAGTGTCGGTGACAAGATCGAAGCAAAGTTCACTGGCGTTGATCGGAAGAATCGTACGATCAGCTTGTCCATCAAAGCCAAGGAGTTCGCCGAAGAAGCCGAGGTTTTGCAGGATTACAGCAGTAGCGGTGGCTCCGCCACGACTTCTCTAGGCGATCTGCTGAAAGAGAAAATGGGTGAAAACAACACATAA
- a CDS encoding integration host factor subunit beta, whose product MTKSELIDALAHRPDHHLHARDVELSVKTLLEQMSSALASGERIEVRGFGSFALHYRPPRVGRNPKTGESVSLPGKYVPHFKPGKELRERVNAGS is encoded by the coding sequence ATGACAAAGTCCGAATTGATTGATGCTCTTGCCCACCGGCCGGATCATCATCTGCATGCGCGTGACGTTGAACTTTCGGTAAAAACCCTGCTCGAGCAAATGAGTAGTGCGCTGGCTTCAGGCGAGCGAATCGAGGTGCGCGGGTTTGGCAGTTTCGCGTTGCATTACCGGCCACCCAGGGTGGGGCGAAATCCAAAAACTGGTGAATCGGTGTCTTTACCCGGGAAATATGTTCCGCATTTCAAGCCTGGTAAAGAACTTCGAGAACGAGTCAATGCAGGCAGTTAG